A DNA window from Guyparkeria halophila contains the following coding sequences:
- the proB gene encoding glutamate 5-kinase translates to MRDEVRGYQRWVVKIGSAMVTGDGRGLDREAIAAWARQLAELRREGREILIVTSGAVAEGMARLGWEERPESLPKLQAAAAVGQMGLVEAYAEGLARFDTHSAQILLTHDDLVDRERYLNARSTLRTLLDLGVVPVVNENDTVATDEIRFGDNDTLAALVANLVEADMLVILTDQPGLFEADPRKQPDAKLLAEVTAGDPKLESMASPEGGRLGRGGMYTKVLAAKRAARSGAATIVAAGSEADVLCRLAAGEPLGTHFRPATNRLAARKQWLAGQLRVRGQLRVDAGAARAVAGQGRSLLPVGVTAVSGQFARGELVSIVDADGHEFARGLVNYPSSDAARLVGCSSQAIAAAIGYREENELVHRDNLVLL, encoded by the coding sequence ATGCGTGACGAGGTCAGGGGCTATCAGCGCTGGGTGGTGAAGATCGGCTCGGCGATGGTCACCGGGGACGGGCGCGGCCTGGACCGAGAGGCCATCGCCGCCTGGGCGCGCCAGTTGGCCGAACTCCGGCGCGAGGGGCGCGAGATTCTCATCGTCACCTCCGGGGCGGTCGCCGAGGGCATGGCCCGCCTGGGCTGGGAGGAGCGTCCCGAGTCCCTGCCCAAGCTGCAGGCGGCCGCGGCCGTCGGCCAGATGGGGCTGGTCGAGGCGTACGCCGAGGGGCTGGCGCGGTTCGACACCCATTCGGCGCAGATCCTCTTGACCCACGATGATCTGGTCGACCGCGAGCGCTACCTCAATGCCCGCAGCACCCTGCGCACCCTGCTGGACCTAGGCGTGGTGCCGGTGGTCAACGAGAACGACACGGTCGCCACCGACGAGATCCGCTTCGGCGACAACGACACGCTCGCCGCGCTGGTCGCCAACCTGGTCGAGGCCGACATGCTGGTGATCCTTACCGACCAGCCGGGGCTGTTCGAGGCCGATCCGCGCAAGCAGCCCGATGCGAAGCTGCTGGCCGAGGTGACCGCCGGCGATCCCAAGCTGGAGAGCATGGCCTCGCCGGAAGGTGGGCGGCTTGGTCGCGGTGGCATGTACACCAAGGTGCTGGCCGCCAAGCGCGCCGCCCGCTCCGGCGCGGCGACCATCGTCGCCGCGGGCAGCGAGGCGGATGTGCTCTGCCGGCTGGCCGCCGGTGAGCCGCTGGGGACGCACTTTCGCCCCGCGACCAACCGGTTGGCGGCGCGCAAGCAATGGCTGGCCGGCCAGTTGCGGGTGCGCGGCCAGTTGCGCGTCGATGCCGGCGCCGCCCGGGCGGTCGCCGGGCAGGGGCGATCGCTCCTGCCGGTCGGCGTGACCGCCGTGTCGGGACAGTTCGCCCGTGGTGAGCTGGTCTCGATCGTCGATGCCGACGGCCACGAATTCGCGCGCGGGCTGGTCAACTACCCGAGCAGCGATGCCGCCCGGTTGGTCGGTTGCTCCAGCCAGGCGATTGCCGCGGCGATCGGTTACCGCGAGGAGAACGAGCTGGTGCACCGGGACAACCTGGTTCTCCTCTAG
- a CDS encoding EAL domain-containing protein, which translates to MTRRVGESLLAFVGWWLTAWLVSQAYPAVADHLPISLLWVANALAYGAVLSLGPRLIPAFTLAALTWNIARGDALPEIIIGTGAFLVVMLFVIVFSRLLEARVEQDQARRLLRVPIIAIASASVFTLLGVWQFAGGGLPTTELVIALWLSEATSVLLFTPLVQQVVSAQARHHGPPRFRPITGVIAAWTLTAFLVLAALLLVGQQDGPGRDWLPYLALTVPMLAVYLLPTSVTRFAVAGFVLVWVGVHYAVFSRPDGLVEVNALLNGQMIIFTATLIAFLAIESVLSFEVANRRLKAARLRDGVTDLYNDLGLTRRLRELSEPGQPHRRLALVGVQVPDVDDLSALIGLDEVHRVERLIGEALREVRTDTEMPAGRLQPGLFAMLVPEHGEADRATRIAAQLRAAIDRAEREGQLPTARQGVRLAVLDTVTASDHQHLTTVLLMACQKDAERDDSPFHHHREAAIDLIEDHRRTLEWARNLREALAGESQAGGFVLFAQPIVDRHDPGAHRIEVLLRWRAPDGRIEPPGAFLEIAEDFGLMPKIDRWVLDHALAAVDRQPPGIHLTEIAINLSGDSLAGDWLPARIEALLEDHHWPAERLCLEITETMLIRDTVRAQRNLAALHDLGVAIAIDDFGTGRATFSYLQHYPVDELKIDGSFVRRLAESSFDREVVKATRALADHLGCRVVAEFVETPRQVELLEELGVHFHQGYGVAQPMPLTDYLASLPAY; encoded by the coding sequence ATGACACGGCGAGTGGGCGAATCCCTGCTCGCCTTCGTCGGCTGGTGGCTGACCGCCTGGCTGGTCAGCCAGGCCTACCCGGCGGTCGCCGACCACCTGCCCATCTCGCTGCTCTGGGTGGCCAATGCACTGGCCTATGGGGCGGTGCTCAGCCTGGGCCCGCGCCTGATTCCGGCCTTCACCCTCGCCGCACTGACCTGGAACATCGCCCGCGGCGATGCCCTGCCCGAGATCATCATCGGCACCGGCGCCTTCTTGGTGGTGATGCTGTTCGTGATTGTCTTCTCGCGCCTGCTGGAGGCCCGAGTCGAGCAGGACCAGGCCCGGCGCCTACTGCGCGTGCCGATCATTGCCATCGCCAGCGCGAGCGTGTTCACGCTGCTGGGGGTGTGGCAGTTCGCCGGCGGCGGGCTGCCGACCACCGAGCTGGTCATCGCCCTGTGGCTGTCCGAGGCCACCTCGGTGCTCCTGTTCACGCCACTGGTCCAGCAGGTGGTCTCCGCACAGGCCCGACACCATGGCCCGCCGCGGTTCCGGCCGATCACCGGCGTGATCGCCGCCTGGACCCTGACCGCCTTTCTCGTGCTCGCCGCCCTGCTGCTGGTGGGGCAACAGGACGGGCCGGGGCGCGACTGGCTGCCGTACCTCGCGCTGACGGTGCCCATGCTGGCCGTCTACCTGCTGCCCACCTCGGTCACCCGCTTCGCGGTGGCCGGCTTCGTGCTGGTATGGGTGGGGGTCCACTACGCGGTCTTCTCCCGCCCGGATGGCCTGGTCGAGGTCAACGCGCTGCTCAACGGGCAGATGATCATCTTCACCGCCACCCTGATCGCGTTTCTCGCGATCGAGTCGGTGCTCTCCTTCGAGGTCGCCAACCGGCGACTCAAGGCCGCCCGCCTGCGTGACGGCGTGACCGACCTCTACAACGACCTGGGGCTGACCCGGCGCCTGCGCGAGCTGTCGGAACCCGGTCAGCCGCATCGTCGGCTTGCCCTGGTGGGGGTGCAGGTGCCCGACGTCGACGACCTCTCCGCGCTGATCGGGCTGGACGAGGTGCACCGAGTGGAGCGGTTGATCGGCGAGGCGCTGCGCGAGGTGCGAACCGATACCGAGATGCCTGCCGGGCGACTACAGCCGGGCCTGTTTGCCATGCTGGTCCCCGAACACGGCGAGGCGGACCGGGCGACCCGGATCGCGGCCCAACTGCGCGCCGCGATCGACCGCGCCGAACGCGAGGGCCAGCTACCGACCGCCCGGCAGGGCGTGCGACTGGCCGTACTCGACACCGTCACCGCCAGCGACCACCAGCACCTGACCACGGTGCTCCTGATGGCCTGCCAGAAGGATGCCGAGCGCGACGACAGTCCGTTCCATCATCACCGCGAGGCGGCCATCGACCTGATCGAGGACCACCGCCGCACGCTCGAGTGGGCCCGCAACCTGCGCGAGGCCCTGGCCGGCGAGAGCCAGGCGGGCGGTTTCGTTCTTTTTGCCCAGCCCATCGTCGACCGGCACGACCCCGGCGCCCACCGCATCGAGGTGCTGCTGCGCTGGCGAGCGCCGGATGGGCGCATCGAGCCACCGGGCGCGTTTCTCGAGATCGCCGAGGATTTCGGCCTGATGCCGAAGATCGACCGCTGGGTACTCGACCATGCCCTGGCCGCCGTCGACCGGCAGCCCCCCGGCATTCACCTCACCGAGATCGCGATCAACCTCTCGGGCGATTCGCTGGCCGGCGACTGGTTGCCGGCGCGGATCGAGGCCCTGCTCGAGGACCACCACTGGCCGGCCGAACGCCTCTGCCTGGAAATCACCGAGACCATGCTGATCCGCGACACGGTCCGGGCGCAGCGCAATCTCGCGGCCCTGCACGATCTGGGCGTCGCGATCGCGATCGACGACTTCGGCACCGGGCGGGCGACCTTCTCCTACCTGCAGCACTACCCGGTCGACGAGCTCAAGATCGACGGCAGCTTCGTCCGCCGGCTGGCCGAGTCGAGCTTCGACCGCGAGGTGGTCAAGGCCACGCGTGCGCTCGCCGATCACCTCGGCTGCCGGGTGGTGGCGGAATTCGTCGAAACCCCGCGCCAGGTCGAGCTGCTCGAGGAGCTGGGGGTGCACTTCCATCAGGGCTATGGCGTGGCTCAGCCGATGCCCCTGACCGATTACCTGGCCAGCCTGCCCGCTTACTGA
- the phoB gene encoding phosphate regulon transcriptional regulator PhoB — MQKTILIVEDEKPIREMVAFALGRAGYDLVEAADVQEAFERLAEKQPDLILLDWMLPGASGIELARRIKRDELTRDVPIVMLTARGEEEDKVSGLEAGADDYVTKPFSPRELMARIKAVLRRVSPETENPVLDIAGLKLDQESYRVTAADEPIEIGPTEFRLLAFFMKHPDRVFTRAQLLDRVWGQNAYVEERTVDVHILRLRKVLAPSGYDGLIQTVRGVGYRLSPR, encoded by the coding sequence ATGCAAAAGACCATACTGATCGTCGAGGACGAGAAGCCGATTCGCGAGATGGTCGCCTTTGCCCTGGGGCGGGCAGGCTACGACCTGGTCGAGGCGGCCGATGTGCAGGAGGCCTTCGAGCGTCTGGCGGAAAAGCAGCCCGACCTGATCCTGCTCGACTGGATGTTGCCGGGGGCCAGCGGCATCGAGCTCGCCCGACGCATCAAGCGTGACGAGCTGACCCGCGATGTGCCGATTGTCATGCTCACCGCGCGCGGCGAGGAGGAGGACAAGGTCAGCGGGCTGGAGGCCGGCGCGGATGACTACGTCACCAAGCCGTTCTCGCCACGCGAGCTGATGGCCCGGATCAAGGCTGTACTCCGTCGTGTGTCGCCGGAGACCGAGAACCCCGTTCTCGACATCGCGGGGTTGAAGCTCGACCAGGAGAGTTACCGCGTGACTGCCGCCGACGAGCCGATCGAGATAGGGCCGACGGAGTTTCGCCTGCTGGCCTTCTTCATGAAGCACCCGGATCGCGTGTTTACCCGCGCGCAGTTGCTCGATCGTGTCTGGGGGCAGAACGCCTACGTCGAGGAGCGGACGGTCGACGTGCATATCCTGCGCCTGCGCAAGGTCCTGGCGCCGAGCGGTTATGATGGCCTGATCCAGACCGTGCGTGGTGTGGGTTACCGTCTCTCGCCCCGATGA
- the phoR gene encoding phosphate regulon sensor histidine kinase PhoR, with product MTDPKPFQPPIATRSTRLERRAQLRQLRLAEARRRAWREEGILVLAALALASMVVWGGAAMGWGLAWLLALVVGLATYTAALLWRVIYLARALPITSQPRRVWGLPGLIQVRQRRLSRRWSRRQRRLVALLKRYHHSAMTVPDAMVVLTDEREIEWLNRAAIDMLGLNRSDIGLRLDDLWRTPAFIAWLKQGSDRPALELVAPADETRTLSLRIEPYGSDRYLLIGRDVTALHRLQGVRQDFVANVSHELRTPLTVLAGYVETLLDTEEGHDPQMHRILSNMHQQADRMRRIVEDLLLLSRLETSQPDADWFEAIDVARLVEPILNDARLVSGEEGHDIRADLDPALTLWGVPRELQSAFSNLVFNAVKYTPAGGRVDVRWGRDDQGRAVFSVCDSGIGIEARHIPRLTERFYRIDVGRSRSRGGTGLGLAIVKHVALRHGARLEIDSTPGEGSCFRVIFPVPAAMQAGRDDVD from the coding sequence ATGACCGACCCGAAACCCTTTCAGCCCCCCATTGCCACCCGGTCGACGCGACTCGAGCGCCGCGCCCAGCTACGACAGTTGCGCCTGGCCGAGGCGCGCCGGCGGGCGTGGCGGGAGGAAGGCATCCTGGTCCTGGCGGCATTGGCGCTGGCCTCGATGGTGGTCTGGGGCGGTGCGGCGATGGGCTGGGGGCTTGCCTGGTTGCTGGCCCTGGTCGTGGGGCTGGCGACCTATACGGCCGCGCTGCTCTGGCGAGTGATCTACCTGGCGCGTGCGCTGCCCATCACCTCGCAGCCGCGCCGCGTCTGGGGGCTGCCTGGCCTGATCCAGGTGCGCCAGCGACGCCTGAGTCGGCGGTGGTCCCGACGCCAGCGCCGGTTGGTCGCCCTGCTCAAGCGCTACCACCACTCGGCGATGACCGTACCGGATGCGATGGTGGTGCTTACCGACGAGCGCGAGATCGAGTGGCTCAATCGTGCCGCCATCGACATGCTCGGGCTCAACCGCTCCGACATCGGCCTGCGCCTGGACGATCTCTGGCGCACCCCGGCGTTCATCGCCTGGTTGAAGCAGGGCAGTGACCGACCGGCGCTGGAACTGGTGGCACCGGCGGACGAAACGCGCACCTTGAGCCTGCGGATCGAGCCCTACGGCTCGGATCGTTACCTGTTGATCGGCCGCGATGTCACCGCCCTGCATCGTCTGCAGGGGGTGCGCCAGGACTTCGTGGCCAACGTGTCGCACGAGTTGCGCACCCCGCTGACCGTGCTGGCCGGTTACGTGGAGACCCTGCTCGATACTGAGGAGGGTCACGATCCGCAGATGCACCGCATCCTGTCGAACATGCACCAGCAGGCCGACCGGATGCGGCGGATCGTGGAGGACCTGTTGCTGCTGTCCCGGCTCGAGACCTCGCAACCCGATGCCGACTGGTTCGAGGCGATCGACGTGGCTCGCCTGGTCGAGCCCATTCTCAACGACGCGCGACTCGTCTCCGGCGAGGAAGGCCACGACATCCGTGCCGATCTCGACCCCGCGCTGACATTGTGGGGCGTGCCGCGTGAACTGCAGTCGGCGTTTTCCAACCTCGTCTTCAACGCCGTCAAATATACCCCGGCCGGTGGGCGCGTCGATGTGCGCTGGGGCCGTGACGACCAGGGTCGGGCCGTGTTCTCGGTATGCGACTCGGGTATCGGCATCGAGGCGCGCCACATTCCCCGCCTGACCGAACGGTTTTATCGCATCGACGTGGGGCGGTCGCGTTCGCGGGGAGGCACCGGTCTGGGGTTGGCCATCGTCAAGCACGTGGCCCTGCGCCACGGCGCGAGGCTCGAAATCGACAGCACGCCGGGCGAGGGCAGCTGCTTCCGGGTGATCTTCCCGGTGCCGGCCGCCATGCAGGCCGGGCGGGATGACGTAGACTGA
- the rplU gene encoding 50S ribosomal protein L21, protein MYAVVVTGGKQYRVEQGSKVRVEKLSGEAGSTVTLDQVLMVGDGSDIKVGTPNVDGASVTAEIVGQGRGKKVEIIKFRRRKHHMKRQGHRQAYTELKITGISA, encoded by the coding sequence ATGTACGCAGTGGTCGTTACCGGCGGTAAGCAGTACCGCGTCGAGCAAGGCAGCAAGGTGCGCGTCGAGAAGCTCTCTGGCGAAGCCGGCAGCACCGTGACGCTGGATCAGGTTTTGATGGTCGGCGACGGCTCTGACATAAAGGTGGGCACGCCCAACGTCGATGGCGCGAGCGTCACCGCCGAGATCGTCGGCCAGGGTCGTGGCAAGAAGGTGGAGATCATCAAGTTCCGCCGCCGCAAGCACCACATGAAGCGTCAGGGCCACCGCCAGGCCTACACTGAACTCAAGATCACCGGCATCAGCGCTTAA
- the nadC gene encoding carboxylating nicotinate-nucleotide diphosphorylase — translation MSKADPDIVALDVARALAEDIGSGDVSAQLIPADETAHARIISREPAILSGIDWADAAFRRVSPAVRIEWAAADGDRLFPEQSLCLLSGPARALLTAERVALNFLQTLSATATATRRYVEAVEGTGAQILDTRKTLPGLRYAQKKAVTDGGGTNHRMGLYDMVMIKENHIRASGSITEAVRAAGVVARDLPLEVEVETLEQLEEALDAGVKRVLLDNFALGQLREAVRLTAGRAKLESSGNVSLETVRDVAETGVDFISIGALTKHLEAIDLSMRFID, via the coding sequence ATGAGCAAAGCGGACCCTGACATCGTTGCCCTGGATGTGGCGCGCGCCCTGGCCGAGGATATCGGTAGTGGCGACGTCTCGGCGCAGCTGATCCCGGCCGATGAGACCGCGCATGCCCGCATCATCAGCCGTGAGCCGGCGATTCTCTCCGGGATCGACTGGGCGGATGCCGCCTTCCGACGCGTCTCGCCGGCGGTACGGATCGAGTGGGCCGCCGCCGACGGCGACCGCCTGTTCCCGGAACAAAGCCTGTGCCTGCTCAGCGGCCCGGCGCGTGCCCTGCTCACGGCTGAACGGGTCGCACTGAATTTCCTGCAGACGCTCAGCGCGACGGCCACGGCCACCCGTCGATACGTCGAGGCCGTCGAGGGCACCGGCGCGCAGATCCTCGACACCCGCAAGACCCTGCCCGGCCTGCGCTACGCGCAGAAGAAGGCCGTGACCGATGGCGGCGGCACGAACCACCGCATGGGTCTGTACGACATGGTGATGATCAAGGAGAACCACATTCGGGCGTCGGGGTCGATCACTGAGGCCGTTCGTGCCGCCGGGGTGGTGGCGCGCGACCTGCCGCTGGAGGTCGAGGTGGAGACGCTCGAGCAACTCGAGGAGGCGCTGGACGCCGGGGTCAAGCGAGTGCTGTTGGACAACTTCGCCCTGGGTCAGCTGCGCGAGGCCGTCCGACTCACCGCCGGCCGGGCCAAGCTGGAATCCTCCGGCAACGTCTCGCTCGAAACCGTACGCGACGTGGCCGAGACCGGCGTCGACTTCATTTCCATCGGCGCACTGACCAAGCACCTCGAGGCGATCGACCTGTCGATGCGGTTCATCGACTGA
- a CDS encoding c-type cytochrome produces the protein MHANPTRMLGLIAGLMLAAPVAAEPDIAWGGELFAENCSECHMVPHNDEWFKARADAGNMGSYESLRTMVQGCANNFGLPWFDEEVDAVTAWMNQEYYEFE, from the coding sequence ATGCACGCAAACCCGACTCGAATGCTCGGCCTTATCGCCGGCCTGATGCTCGCCGCCCCTGTGGCCGCCGAACCCGATATCGCCTGGGGCGGTGAGCTCTTTGCCGAGAACTGTTCCGAGTGCCACATGGTTCCGCACAACGACGAGTGGTTCAAAGCGCGCGCGGACGCCGGCAACATGGGCAGCTACGAGAGCCTGCGCACCATGGTCCAGGGTTGTGCCAACAACTTTGGTCTGCCGTGGTTCGACGAGGAGGTCGACGCGGTCACCGCCTGGATGAACCAGGAATACTACGAGTTCGAGTGA
- a CDS encoding class I SAM-dependent methyltransferase, translated as MSEFWNEKYGQVDFLYGTHPNEFLLSQSWRLPPGGRVLVLGDGEGRNGVWLAEKGFDVTSIDYSAVGCGKARQLADERDVSLAVHCADLTEWDWEEDGFDAVVLIYLHFEPPARREVYRRAAAALRPGGLLIVELFHPRQLAYQSGGPKRADMLVRASDLSQDLPGLEWLILAEGKALLDEGPGHQGPGFVTHGVGQRTGS; from the coding sequence ATGTCCGAGTTCTGGAACGAAAAGTACGGCCAGGTCGATTTCCTCTACGGGACCCATCCCAACGAGTTCCTGCTGAGCCAGTCCTGGCGCCTGCCGCCGGGCGGGCGCGTGCTGGTCCTCGGCGATGGTGAGGGGCGCAACGGCGTCTGGCTGGCCGAGAAGGGCTTCGACGTGACCAGCATCGACTACTCGGCCGTGGGCTGCGGCAAGGCCCGGCAACTGGCCGATGAGCGCGATGTCAGCTTGGCGGTCCATTGTGCCGATCTGACCGAGTGGGACTGGGAGGAGGACGGTTTCGATGCCGTCGTGCTGATCTACCTGCATTTCGAACCGCCGGCCCGTCGTGAGGTCTATCGCCGCGCCGCGGCCGCCCTGCGCCCCGGTGGTCTGCTGATCGTCGAGTTGTTCCACCCGCGCCAGCTCGCCTATCAGAGCGGTGGGCCCAAGCGGGCCGACATGCTGGTGCGCGCCAGCGACCTCTCGCAGGATCTGCCCGGACTGGAGTGGCTCATTCTCGCCGAGGGCAAGGCGCTGCTCGACGAGGGGCCGGGGCACCAGGGCCCCGGTTTCGTCACCCACGGCGTGGGGCAGCGCACCGGCTCCTGA
- a CDS encoding arsenate reductase — translation MITVYGIPNCDTVKKARAWLAEQGLEYRFHDFKKAGVPEAQLDDWLERFGWETAINRRGTSWRRLPAEDREAMDATRAREAALANPSLIKRPVAEHDGNTLIGFAADDWQEALA, via the coding sequence ATGATCACCGTCTATGGCATCCCCAACTGCGACACCGTGAAGAAGGCCCGCGCCTGGCTGGCCGAGCAGGGGCTGGAATATCGCTTTCACGACTTCAAGAAGGCGGGCGTACCGGAAGCCCAACTGGATGACTGGCTGGAGCGATTCGGCTGGGAGACGGCGATCAATCGCCGGGGCACGAGCTGGCGCCGCCTGCCGGCAGAGGACCGCGAGGCGATGGACGCCACCCGCGCCCGCGAGGCGGCACTCGCCAACCCGAGCCTGATCAAGCGCCCGGTGGCGGAACACGACGGCAACACCCTGATCGGCTTTGCCGCCGACGACTGGCAGGAGGCTCTGGCATGA
- the rpmA gene encoding 50S ribosomal protein L27 — translation MAHKKAAGSTRNGRDSESKRLGVKRFGGEAVSAGSIIVRQRGTKFHAGSNVGVGRDYTLFALTDGQVKFEVKGPKSRRFVSIESA, via the coding sequence ATGGCACATAAGAAAGCAGCAGGCTCTACCCGGAACGGGCGCGACAGTGAAAGCAAGCGCCTCGGCGTGAAGCGTTTCGGCGGCGAAGCCGTCTCCGCCGGTAGCATCATCGTTCGTCAGCGTGGCACCAAGTTCCACGCCGGCAGCAACGTGGGCGTCGGCCGCGACTACACCCTGTTCGCCCTGACCGATGGTCAGGTGAAGTTCGAGGTCAAGGGTCCGAAGAGCCGCCGTTTCGTCAGCATCGAGTCGGCCTGA
- the cgtA gene encoding Obg family GTPase CgtA → MKFVDEATIKVKAGDGGNGVVSFRREKYVPFGGPNGGDGGDGGSVYLVGDVNLNTLADFRFQRHYEAERGKNGAGRNMTGRKGGDLYVHVPLGTVVHDEDTGEVIGEVVEAEAELLVAKGGWHGLGNTRFKSSINRAPRQKTDGTPGDERRLRLELKVLADVGLLGQPNAGKSTLIRAISHARPKVANYPFTTLYPNLGVVAPQPHRSFVVADIPGLIEGAAEGAGLGIRFLKHLARTNLLLHVVDVAPYDEVDPVESVAAIEAELEKYDESLAERPRWLVLNKIDVWTDEERAANIEALKQRFATEIGLTGPVFAISALDKTGTQPLVWAILEYLEAEWAREREATTDRPGSSTED, encoded by the coding sequence GTGAAATTTGTCGATGAAGCGACCATCAAGGTCAAGGCCGGTGATGGCGGCAACGGCGTGGTGAGCTTCCGCCGCGAGAAGTACGTGCCATTCGGCGGACCAAACGGCGGCGATGGCGGCGATGGCGGGTCGGTGTACCTGGTCGGCGACGTCAACCTCAACACCCTGGCCGACTTCCGTTTCCAGCGCCACTACGAGGCCGAGCGGGGCAAGAACGGCGCGGGCCGCAACATGACCGGCCGGAAGGGTGGCGACCTCTACGTCCACGTGCCGCTGGGTACGGTGGTCCACGACGAGGATACCGGCGAGGTGATCGGCGAAGTGGTCGAGGCCGAAGCCGAGTTGCTGGTCGCCAAGGGTGGCTGGCACGGCCTGGGCAACACCCGCTTCAAGAGCTCGATCAACCGGGCGCCGCGGCAGAAGACCGACGGAACGCCCGGTGATGAGCGCCGGTTGCGTCTCGAGCTCAAGGTGCTGGCCGATGTCGGTCTGCTCGGTCAGCCCAACGCGGGCAAATCGACCCTGATTCGCGCCATCTCGCATGCCCGGCCGAAGGTCGCCAACTACCCGTTCACCACCCTCTACCCGAATCTTGGCGTGGTGGCCCCCCAGCCGCATCGCAGTTTCGTGGTCGCCGACATCCCCGGCCTGATCGAGGGCGCAGCCGAGGGGGCGGGTCTAGGTATCCGCTTCCTCAAGCACCTGGCACGCACCAACCTGCTGCTGCACGTCGTCGACGTCGCCCCCTACGACGAGGTCGATCCGGTCGAAAGCGTCGCGGCAATCGAGGCCGAGCTGGAGAAGTACGACGAGTCGCTCGCCGAGCGGCCGCGCTGGCTGGTGCTCAACAAGATCGACGTCTGGACGGACGAGGAGCGCGCGGCCAATATCGAGGCCCTCAAGCAGCGCTTCGCGACCGAGATCGGTCTGACCGGGCCGGTGTTCGCGATCAGTGCCCTGGACAAGACCGGCACGCAGCCCCTGGTCTGGGCGATCCTCGAATACCTCGAGGCCGAGTGGGCGCGGGAGCGTGAGGCGACGACCGATCGCCCGGGATCGTCGACGGAGGACTGA
- the dapE gene encoding succinyl-diaminopimelate desuccinylase gives MTDATIDLARDLIRRPSVTPDDQGCQALIAGRIAPLGFAIESLRFEEVDNLWAVQGGRNTAAPLFVFAGHTDVVPTGEAARWTYPPFGAEIHGGRLYGRGAADMKGSVAAFVTATERFLARQPDPAFRLGYLITSDEEGPAQHGTKRVVQWLREKGISIDWCLVGEPSSRNRLGDEFKIGRRGSITGNLVIEGRQGHVAYPHLADNPVHRAAPFLAELVGIEWDQGNAHFPPSTLQIANIQAGTGANNVIPGELSVQFNLRFNTETSVEDIKSRVEELLKRHGLSYQLDWHLSGVPFLTRDDGPMVGAVERAVEGVLGSAPTPSTAGGTSDGRFIAPTGAQVIELGPLNATIHQIDEHVAVEDLKMLSAIYERLLDELDAEARRLRG, from the coding sequence ATGACGGATGCGACCATCGATCTTGCGCGCGACCTGATCCGCCGCCCCTCGGTCACCCCGGACGACCAGGGCTGTCAGGCGCTGATCGCCGGGCGGATCGCCCCGCTGGGCTTTGCGATCGAATCCTTGCGCTTCGAGGAGGTCGACAACCTCTGGGCGGTACAGGGAGGTCGGAACACCGCCGCTCCCTTGTTCGTGTTCGCCGGACACACCGACGTGGTGCCGACCGGCGAGGCCGCGCGCTGGACCTACCCGCCGTTCGGTGCCGAGATCCATGGCGGTCGCCTGTACGGGCGCGGCGCGGCGGACATGAAGGGCTCGGTGGCCGCCTTTGTCACGGCCACCGAGCGCTTCCTCGCCCGACAGCCCGACCCGGCCTTCCGGTTGGGCTACCTGATCACCAGCGACGAGGAGGGCCCCGCGCAGCACGGTACCAAGCGCGTGGTGCAGTGGCTGCGCGAAAAGGGGATTTCCATCGACTGGTGCCTGGTGGGCGAACCGTCGAGCCGCAACCGGCTGGGCGACGAGTTCAAGATCGGGCGGCGCGGCTCGATCACGGGCAATCTCGTCATCGAGGGCCGTCAGGGCCACGTCGCCTACCCCCACCTGGCCGATAACCCGGTGCATCGCGCCGCGCCGTTCCTGGCCGAGCTGGTGGGGATCGAATGGGACCAGGGCAACGCCCACTTCCCGCCCTCGACCCTGCAGATCGCGAACATCCAGGCGGGCACCGGCGCGAACAATGTCATCCCCGGCGAGCTCTCGGTGCAGTTCAATCTGCGCTTCAACACCGAAACCTCGGTCGAAGACATCAAGAGTCGGGTGGAGGAGTTGCTCAAACGCCACGGCCTGAGCTACCAGCTCGACTGGCATCTCTCGGGCGTCCCATTCCTCACCCGCGACGACGGGCCGATGGTGGGGGCGGTCGAACGGGCGGTCGAAGGGGTACTGGGTAGTGCGCCGACGCCGTCGACGGCGGGTGGGACCTCGGATGGGCGGTTCATCGCGCCGACCGGCGCCCAGGTAATCGAGCTCGGCCCGCTCAACGCCACCATCCATCAGATCGACGAGCATGTCGCCGTCGAGGACCTCAAGATGCTGTCGGCGATCTACGAACGGCTGCTCGACGAGCTCGACGCGGAGGCCCGACGCCTCAGGGGCTGA